A section of the Petrimonas sulfuriphila genome encodes:
- a CDS encoding DUF4251 domain-containing protein, giving the protein MKRSALHLLIVLSVAFGLTMCGTAQTAREKEVVAGEVSRSVNDFDFTFKATYAYPTGFKSIYLSPYYDVKVSPDTIRAYLPYYGRAYVAPVNPSEGGIKFTSTDFDYQVNPGKKKGNWRVDIRTKDTGREIFLYFDIWENGTARLQVTDTNRQPISFQGDLL; this is encoded by the coding sequence ATGAAACGATCAGCATTACATTTACTTATTGTGCTGTCTGTCGCTTTTGGGCTGACAATGTGTGGCACAGCACAGACGGCAAGGGAGAAGGAAGTTGTAGCCGGAGAAGTGAGCCGGAGCGTAAACGATTTCGACTTTACGTTTAAGGCAACTTACGCTTATCCCACCGGTTTCAAATCCATTTACCTGTCTCCCTACTACGACGTAAAAGTATCTCCCGACACGATACGGGCATACCTGCCCTATTACGGACGAGCATATGTAGCTCCCGTTAATCCAAGTGAGGGAGGAATAAAATTTACCAGTACCGACTTCGATTATCAGGTGAATCCGGGAAAGAAAAAAGGGAATTGGCGGGTAGATATTCGAACGAAAGATACCGGCCGGGAGATATTTTTGTATTTCGATATCTGGGAGAACGGAACAGCCCGGTTGCAAGTCACAGATACCAACCGGCAACCCATCTCGTTTCAGGGGGATTTGTTATAA
- a CDS encoding alkaline phosphatase, with protein sequence MRKLSLLFTLLISTVLMLAQEVRPVKNVIVMIPDGTSVGVYSASRWYKFYNKMGDRLHIDPFFTGTVTTHSSNAPIGDSAPTGSAYATGVLQKTSNVAIYPEADPENDLYPVDAARTYQPAATLLEAAKLLKNKAVGLVVTCEFPHATPADFSSHYHTRSAYKFIAPQMAYQNMDVMFGGGNSILTDDIRQHFKNNGTVLIQDDRNALLNYNGDGKVWALFGERALPYSIDRNPDNVPSLAEMTAKALDLLSKKEAGFFLMVEGSQVDWAAHANDAVGMITEYLDFDDAVGEVMKFAEKDGNTAVIIMSDHGNSGFTIGSRDCPGYDKLSIQQLFEAVSNYKLSANGIEAILINTKPENIKAEFKKYTGIDITEEELQTLLSSKNYKESDYTQVGTSNNMAHNIVNIMNSRTCFGFTTGGHTGEETLLASYHPQGDILRGNVRNVQVNKYLQKALGLDKSLQELSDEIFVKHTDVFAGQKYSVNRKDPEFPVLTVKKGRNTLEIKAFSSVGKLNGKPFDIGSVAVYMDKNDTFYLPKELVTKL encoded by the coding sequence ATGAGAAAATTAAGCTTGCTGTTTACTTTGCTGATAAGTACAGTTTTGATGTTAGCACAGGAAGTGCGTCCGGTAAAAAACGTTATTGTGATGATTCCCGACGGTACCTCGGTGGGCGTATATTCTGCTTCCCGCTGGTATAAATTTTACAACAAAATGGGTGACCGCCTGCATATCGACCCCTTTTTCACAGGAACGGTTACAACACATTCCTCCAATGCGCCTATTGGTGATTCGGCTCCTACGGGATCAGCCTATGCGACAGGTGTTTTACAGAAAACAAGCAACGTGGCCATTTACCCGGAAGCAGATCCGGAAAACGATCTTTATCCGGTGGATGCTGCCCGCACCTATCAGCCTGCTGCTACCCTGTTGGAAGCAGCTAAGTTGCTGAAAAATAAAGCTGTAGGGTTGGTGGTGACCTGTGAGTTCCCTCATGCTACGCCTGCTGATTTTTCTTCGCATTACCATACACGCAGTGCCTATAAGTTTATTGCACCGCAAATGGCTTACCAGAATATGGATGTGATGTTCGGCGGAGGAAACAGTATTTTAACCGATGATATCAGGCAACACTTTAAAAATAACGGAACCGTGCTGATTCAAGATGATAGAAACGCGTTGTTGAACTACAACGGTGACGGAAAAGTCTGGGCGCTTTTTGGAGAGCGGGCATTGCCCTATTCCATTGACAGGAACCCCGACAACGTTCCGTCGCTTGCAGAAATGACCGCAAAGGCGCTGGATCTTTTATCCAAAAAAGAAGCGGGCTTTTTTCTGATGGTTGAAGGCAGTCAGGTGGACTGGGCCGCTCATGCTAATGATGCTGTCGGGATGATTACCGAATACCTGGATTTTGATGATGCCGTGGGGGAGGTGATGAAGTTTGCTGAAAAGGACGGAAATACGGCGGTCATTATTATGTCTGACCACGGTAACAGTGGTTTTACCATTGGCTCAAGAGATTGTCCAGGGTACGACAAACTGTCGATTCAGCAGTTGTTTGAAGCGGTATCGAATTACAAACTTTCGGCAAACGGCATCGAAGCCATTCTGATAAATACCAAACCCGAAAACATAAAGGCCGAGTTCAAAAAATACACCGGCATTGATATTACCGAGGAAGAACTGCAGACACTGCTCTCTTCGAAAAACTACAAAGAAAGTGATTACACCCAGGTGGGGACAAGTAATAACATGGCACACAACATAGTAAACATAATGAATTCGCGTACCTGCTTCGGATTTACCACAGGAGGGCATACCGGCGAAGAGACACTGTTGGCATCGTATCATCCGCAAGGGGATATCCTGAGAGGGAATGTGCGCAATGTGCAAGTGAACAAGTATCTGCAAAAAGCATTGGGGTTGGATAAATCATTACAGGAACTGTCGGATGAAATCTTTGTTAAGCATACCGATGTTTTTGCCGGGCAGAAATACTCCGTGAACCGGAAAGATCCCGAGTTTCCGGTCCTAACGGTTAAAAAAGGAAGAAACACGCTGGAGATAAAGGCATTTTCGTCCGTTGGAAAACTTAACGGCAAGCCATTCGATATTGGATCGGTCGCGGTGTATATGGATAAAAACGATACCTTTTATTTGCCTAAGGAGTTAGTAACGAAGTTATAA
- the surE gene encoding 5'/3'-nucleotidase SurE, whose translation MNSRKPLILVTNDDGYQAKGIVSLIEAMRALGEVVVFAPELHQSGMSSAISTSQPLRSRIYKKEEGLTAYMCTGTPVDCVKLALNEFLDRKPDLLVSGINHGSNAGISVIYSGTMGAAIEGCIFEVPSLGVSLCEYAYDADFTHACEVAQRIASTVLKKGLPKGICLNVNVPQGEIKGIKITSQTQGKWVNEYQRSADGNGRDVFWMTGNFENWEEDNVNTDEWALANGYAAIVPVKIDMTAHDFIPELKKWDLT comes from the coding sequence ATGAACAGTAGAAAACCTCTTATCCTTGTCACCAATGACGATGGGTATCAGGCTAAAGGAATAGTATCGCTTATTGAAGCGATGAGAGCATTGGGCGAGGTAGTTGTTTTCGCCCCGGAATTGCATCAGTCGGGAATGTCGTCTGCCATCTCCACATCACAACCGTTGAGAAGCAGAATTTATAAAAAGGAAGAAGGACTTACGGCATATATGTGCACAGGAACTCCGGTGGATTGTGTAAAATTGGCGCTGAACGAGTTTTTAGATCGCAAGCCCGACTTATTGGTTTCGGGCATCAACCACGGGTCCAATGCTGGAATTAGTGTAATATACTCGGGAACGATGGGCGCTGCTATAGAAGGATGTATTTTTGAAGTCCCCTCCCTTGGCGTATCTCTTTGTGAATATGCGTACGATGCCGACTTCACGCACGCCTGTGAAGTAGCCCAAAGGATAGCCTCGACTGTTCTCAAAAAGGGGCTTCCCAAAGGTATCTGTTTGAACGTAAACGTTCCACAAGGGGAAATAAAGGGAATAAAAATAACATCACAGACGCAGGGGAAGTGGGTGAATGAATATCAACGGTCTGCTGATGGAAACGGCCGCGATGTGTTTTGGATGACCGGGAACTTCGAAAACTGGGAAGAAGACAACGTAAATACCGATGAATGGGCATTGGCAAACGGATACGCTGCCATTGTCCCTGTAAAAATTGACATGACAGCACACGATTTTATCCCTGAGCTGAAAAAGTGGGATTTGACATAA
- the lpxB gene encoding lipid-A-disaccharide synthase, with amino-acid sequence MKYFLIAGEASGDLHASNLMKSIKQLDKEADFRFFGGDLMAVQGGTLVKHYREMAFMGIVPVVMNAKTILNNLQLCQKEIAGYQPDAVILVDYPGFNLKMARFVKARLNIPVFYYISPKVWAWKEYRVKSFKKYVDEMLCILPFEVDFYEKHDYRVHYVGNPSVDEIDAREYKDETFAEFIAANTLPDRPIIALLAGSRKQEISSNLPPMLQAVKGFDDYQLVVAGAPGIEPDFYDKFTQGFPLRVLFHQTYRILAQSQAALVTSGTATLETALLNIPQVVCYRTSMPRLSYWAFKNILHTPYISLVNLICGREVVTELFAKFFTVDNIRKELTQLLHVKNYRKNMLDNYAEMRRILGGTGAADRAAETILNKLR; translated from the coding sequence ATGAAATACTTCTTAATAGCCGGCGAAGCATCGGGCGACCTACACGCATCCAACCTGATGAAGTCGATCAAACAGTTGGACAAGGAAGCCGATTTCCGGTTTTTCGGAGGTGATCTTATGGCCGTCCAGGGAGGAACACTGGTTAAGCATTACCGTGAAATGGCATTTATGGGAATTGTCCCGGTTGTTATGAATGCGAAAACCATTCTTAACAACCTGCAACTCTGTCAAAAGGAGATCGCCGGCTATCAGCCGGACGCGGTTATCCTGGTTGATTATCCGGGATTCAACCTAAAGATGGCTAGGTTTGTAAAGGCTCGATTGAACATTCCCGTCTTCTATTACATCTCACCTAAAGTATGGGCATGGAAAGAGTATCGGGTTAAATCGTTCAAGAAATATGTGGATGAGATGCTTTGTATCCTGCCCTTTGAAGTAGATTTCTACGAAAAACACGATTACCGGGTCCATTACGTCGGAAATCCGTCGGTGGATGAGATCGACGCGCGCGAGTATAAAGATGAAACGTTTGCCGAGTTCATTGCGGCCAACACACTTCCCGACCGTCCGATTATCGCACTGCTTGCAGGAAGCAGGAAACAGGAAATATCCAGCAACCTGCCACCTATGCTGCAAGCAGTAAAAGGATTCGACGATTACCAACTGGTAGTTGCAGGGGCACCCGGTATTGAACCTGATTTTTACGATAAGTTCACCCAAGGATTTCCGCTGAGGGTTTTGTTCCACCAAACGTACCGCATTCTCGCCCAGTCACAGGCAGCGTTGGTTACCTCCGGGACGGCCACCCTGGAGACGGCGTTGCTGAACATTCCTCAAGTAGTTTGTTACCGTACGTCGATGCCGCGGCTATCATACTGGGCCTTCAAAAACATCCTGCACACACCCTATATCTCATTGGTGAACCTTATTTGTGGCAGAGAAGTTGTGACGGAACTCTTCGCCAAGTTTTTCACCGTTGACAACATCCGAAAAGAACTTACCCAACTTCTCCACGTGAAGAACTACCGAAAAAACATGCTGGACAATTACGCGGAAATGCGGCGGATACTGGGCGGAACCGGTGCTGCGGACCGTGCAGCGGAAACAATATTGAATAAGCTCAGGTGA
- a CDS encoding 6-phosphofructokinase, which yields MKIGILTSGGDCPGINATIRGVGKTAINNYGMKVIGIQNGFSGLLYKDVIDLSDASLSGILNLGGTILGTAREKVFRKKITSPDEKDQEEIKKCYHELGLDCLVCIGGNGTQKTTWMLSELGLNVVGIPKTIDNDVYGTDVTFGFDTAVNIATDAIDRLHSTASSHRRVMVIELMGHHAGWITLYAGMAGGADIILLPELGYNMKVIIDKIKKRMEMGKAYSIVAVAEGIEIQGSSERPAMYFAREIERQTGFETRETVLGYIQRGGSPSPADRNLGTLLGGHAAQLIHEGKFGRMVAQIKNKIDDVPLEEVAGKLRLVTVDTPLVQQGRRMGISFGVWV from the coding sequence ATGAAAATTGGAATTCTCACTTCCGGTGGTGACTGTCCCGGAATTAATGCGACCATACGAGGCGTTGGAAAAACAGCCATTAACAATTACGGAATGAAGGTAATCGGCATTCAGAATGGATTTTCCGGACTGCTTTACAAGGACGTTATTGACCTTTCCGATGCATCGCTCTCTGGGATTCTTAATCTGGGAGGAACCATTCTTGGGACCGCACGCGAAAAGGTGTTCCGTAAAAAAATCACATCACCCGACGAAAAAGACCAGGAAGAGATAAAAAAATGCTACCACGAATTGGGCCTCGACTGCCTGGTTTGTATTGGAGGAAACGGCACACAAAAAACCACTTGGATGCTTTCTGAATTGGGGCTGAATGTAGTAGGAATTCCTAAAACCATCGATAATGATGTGTACGGAACCGATGTCACTTTCGGGTTCGACACCGCTGTCAATATTGCTACGGATGCTATCGACCGCCTGCATTCCACGGCAAGTTCCCATCGTCGTGTAATGGTTATTGAACTTATGGGGCACCATGCCGGCTGGATTACACTGTATGCTGGAATGGCCGGGGGAGCCGATATCATTCTACTTCCCGAACTTGGTTACAACATGAAAGTAATTATCGACAAGATAAAAAAGAGAATGGAAATGGGGAAAGCCTATTCCATTGTGGCTGTTGCCGAGGGAATTGAAATACAAGGAAGCAGCGAAAGGCCTGCTATGTATTTCGCCAGAGAAATTGAAAGGCAAACCGGATTTGAAACTCGCGAAACCGTCCTCGGATACATTCAGCGCGGAGGTTCACCGTCTCCCGCAGACCGTAATTTAGGCACTTTGCTCGGCGGCCATGCAGCACAACTCATTCACGAAGGGAAGTTCGGACGTATGGTTGCACAGATCAAAAATAAAATAGATGACGTACCTTTAGAAGAAGTTGCGGGCAAACTTCGCCTGGTAACTGTGGATACTCCTTTGGTACAACAGGGAAGAAGGATGGGTATTTCATTCGGCGTCTGGGTATAA
- the rnc gene encoding ribonuclease III yields the protein MRKVRAIPHKGKEPYFSFYRMLGFYPDRIDLYQEALTHRSSSIRSNSGKWVNNERLEFLGDAILDAIVADILYKKFENKKEGFLTSTRSRIVQRETLNKIAIEIGIDKIITSSTRNLAHNTNIYGDALEALIGAIYLDQGYRVAKSFVFETLIKQHINIDTVLKSEVDFKSRLIEWGQKYKIDVGFEVTDSSYDEQNNPIFESRVIVGGMDLGSGKGYSKKESHQKAAKKAIKKLRNDNELLEKLFEKGNSESSETSGQEEENVQIEI from the coding sequence ATGCGAAAAGTAAGGGCAATTCCTCACAAAGGAAAAGAACCCTACTTTTCATTTTACAGGATGTTGGGATTTTATCCCGATAGAATTGATCTGTACCAGGAAGCATTGACACACAGATCATCATCAATTCGCTCAAATTCAGGAAAATGGGTTAATAATGAACGGCTCGAATTTCTGGGTGATGCCATTCTTGATGCCATTGTAGCCGATATTTTGTACAAAAAATTCGAGAATAAAAAAGAGGGATTCCTTACCAGTACCCGCTCGAGGATTGTTCAACGTGAAACGCTGAACAAAATTGCTATTGAAATAGGGATCGATAAAATCATCACTTCATCCACCCGCAATCTTGCTCACAACACCAATATCTACGGAGATGCCCTCGAAGCACTGATTGGAGCGATCTATCTTGATCAGGGTTACCGCGTAGCGAAAAGTTTTGTTTTTGAAACGCTCATTAAGCAACACATCAATATCGATACCGTATTGAAAAGTGAGGTAGACTTTAAGTCGCGTCTGATAGAGTGGGGACAAAAATACAAAATTGACGTAGGGTTTGAGGTGACCGACTCTTCCTACGATGAGCAAAACAATCCTATTTTTGAATCGAGGGTTATTGTCGGTGGGATGGATCTGGGTTCAGGAAAAGGGTATTCCAAAAAAGAATCGCATCAGAAGGCAGCAAAGAAAGCCATCAAGAAGCTGCGGAACGATAATGAACTTCTGGAAAAACTTTTCGAGAAAGGGAATAGTGAGTCTTCAGAAACTTCCGGGCAGGAGGAAGAGAACGTGCAGATAGAAATCTAA
- the fabF gene encoding beta-ketoacyl-ACP synthase II gives MELKRVVVTGLGAVTPLGNDVKTTWENTVAGKSGAGPITLFDASLFKTQFACEVKNFDPYELFDRKEARRFDRYSQLALKAAKEAIENSGLDLEKEDTNRIGVIFSAGIGGIKTFEEEVGNYYLTQDKGPRFNPFFIPKMIADIAAGHISMIYGLRGPNYATVSACASSTNAIADAFNLIRLNKANVIVTGGAEATISASAVGGFNAMHALSTRNDSPETASRPFSASRDGFVMGEGSSSLILEELEHALARGAHIYAEVAGAGMSADAHHITASHPDGLGAKLVMYNALEDAQMQPEDIDYINVHGTSTPVGDISEVKAIKEVFGEHSYKLNISATKSMTGHLLGAAGSLEAMFCALSIENQIVPPTINFTEGDEDPEIDYNLNFTFNKAQKRELRAVLSNTFGFGGHNASVILKKFNK, from the coding sequence ATGGAATTAAAAAGAGTAGTAGTAACAGGTCTGGGAGCTGTAACACCGTTGGGAAATGATGTTAAAACAACATGGGAAAATACCGTAGCGGGAAAAAGCGGGGCCGGACCTATTACTCTTTTCGATGCATCTTTGTTCAAGACACAATTTGCCTGTGAGGTAAAAAATTTTGATCCCTACGAGCTTTTTGACAGGAAGGAGGCCCGGAGATTCGACCGTTATTCTCAGCTTGCCCTGAAAGCAGCGAAAGAGGCGATAGAGAACTCAGGACTTGATTTGGAAAAAGAAGACACCAACCGTATCGGAGTTATCTTCTCTGCCGGAATTGGAGGTATCAAAACTTTTGAGGAAGAGGTTGGTAATTATTATCTTACGCAAGATAAAGGCCCTCGATTCAATCCATTTTTCATTCCGAAAATGATAGCCGATATTGCCGCCGGGCATATCTCTATGATTTACGGACTGAGAGGTCCTAATTACGCAACCGTTTCGGCATGCGCATCTTCTACAAATGCCATCGCCGATGCTTTTAATCTCATCCGACTGAATAAGGCAAATGTTATTGTTACCGGTGGTGCTGAAGCGACCATCAGCGCCTCAGCAGTGGGCGGATTTAACGCAATGCATGCACTTTCTACCCGTAACGATTCGCCTGAAACGGCTTCACGCCCTTTTAGCGCCAGCCGGGACGGATTTGTCATGGGAGAAGGTTCTTCGAGCCTGATTCTCGAAGAGCTGGAACACGCTCTTGCACGTGGCGCGCATATCTACGCCGAAGTAGCTGGTGCCGGCATGTCGGCCGATGCTCACCACATCACGGCTTCCCATCCCGACGGTTTGGGAGCCAAACTGGTAATGTACAACGCCTTGGAGGATGCACAAATGCAACCCGAAGATATAGATTACATCAATGTCCACGGAACATCTACGCCGGTAGGCGATATTTCGGAAGTAAAAGCCATAAAGGAGGTTTTTGGAGAACACAGTTACAAGCTAAACATCAGTGCAACCAAGTCGATGACGGGACACTTGTTGGGTGCTGCCGGTTCACTGGAAGCAATGTTTTGTGCTCTATCCATTGAGAACCAAATCGTTCCACCAACAATCAATTTTACTGAAGGCGACGAGGATCCGGAAATCGATTATAATCTTAACTTCACATTCAACAAAGCTCAAAAACGCGAGTTAAGAGCTGTTCTATCGAATACTTTTGGCTTTGGAGGCCATAACGCAAGCGTAATCCTTAAGAAATTCAACAAGTAA
- a CDS encoding acyl carrier protein: MSEVAQRVKSIIVDKLGVEESEVTETASFTNDLGADSLDTVELIMEFEKEFNISIPDDQAEKISTVGDAIAYVEQHAK; the protein is encoded by the coding sequence ATGTCTGAAGTAGCACAAAGAGTAAAATCGATCATTGTCGATAAATTAGGTGTTGAAGAGTCTGAAGTAACAGAAACTGCCAGCTTTACCAATGATTTGGGAGCTGATTCACTTGACACTGTTGAGTTGATCATGGAATTCGAAAAAGAATTCAATATCTCCATTCCGGACGATCAAGCTGAGAAAATTTCTACGGTAGGTGATGCTATTGCTTACGTTGAGCAACACGCTAAATAA
- the purN gene encoding phosphoribosylglycinamide formyltransferase codes for MKRIAIFASGSGSNAENIVRYFSGNDEIEIALILSNKKEAFVHERAKNLGVPSYTFSKTEFDEAELILETLQQYNIDFIVLAGYLLKVSAPLLKAFPNRIINIHPALLPKYGGKGMYGDRVHRAVMEAGEKESGISIHYVNEHYDEGDIIFQASCEVLPGDTPGDIAQRVHQLEYKHFPEVIEKIVRRKFN; via the coding sequence ATGAAGAGAATAGCCATATTTGCCTCGGGTAGCGGATCAAACGCTGAAAATATTGTCCGGTATTTTTCCGGTAACGACGAAATTGAAATAGCGTTGATTCTTTCCAACAAAAAAGAAGCTTTTGTGCACGAACGGGCTAAAAATCTGGGGGTTCCGTCTTATACCTTTTCCAAAACGGAATTTGACGAAGCGGAGTTGATTTTGGAAACGTTGCAACAGTATAACATCGATTTCATCGTGTTAGCGGGTTATCTGCTAAAAGTGTCTGCCCCGCTTCTGAAAGCTTTCCCCAACAGGATAATCAATATTCATCCGGCTTTGCTCCCCAAGTATGGAGGGAAAGGGATGTACGGCGACCGCGTTCACCGAGCAGTAATGGAGGCCGGTGAAAAGGAATCGGGGATATCCATACATTATGTTAACGAGCACTACGATGAAGGCGATATAATTTTCCAAGCTTCCTGCGAAGTACTTCCCGGCGACACTCCCGGCGATATTGCCCAAAGAGTACACCAGCTGGAATACAAACATTTTCCTGAAGTCATCGAGAAGATTGTCCGGCGTAAATTCAATTAG
- a CDS encoding IS30 family transposase — translation MKKFKQLTVERRYQISALLQRGSTQKQIAGIVGVSESTISRELSRNKAKRGKYSAARAQMLADERKERFKRKRSFSSSMQRFIDKKLREEQWSPEQINGYCKVNGIEMVSVERIYQHIRKDKAQGGDLYTFLRHKLKHRRRPVSDTRVHIKDRVGIEHRPAIVDQKKRFGDLEIDTVIGKDGKGAILTIVERTKAFVLMEKLEKGKNAEAVKETVIRLLMPYKGKIHTITSDNGKEFAEHKAIASALDIDFYFANPYSSWERGLNEYTNKLVRQYIPKGTDFNDVNSEKVKEIQYKLNRRPRKKLNYKTPAQLFFASLENKIAFAS, via the coding sequence ATGAAAAAATTTAAACAATTGACCGTAGAGCGAAGATACCAAATATCAGCTCTACTTCAAAGGGGAAGTACACAAAAACAGATTGCAGGGATTGTAGGAGTATCGGAATCAACCATAAGTCGGGAGTTGTCCCGCAATAAAGCCAAGCGTGGGAAGTATTCTGCGGCTCGCGCTCAAATGCTTGCCGATGAACGCAAGGAACGCTTCAAGCGCAAGCGTAGCTTCAGTTCATCCATGCAGCGGTTCATTGACAAAAAACTACGGGAAGAACAGTGGTCTCCCGAACAGATTAACGGCTATTGCAAAGTCAACGGCATTGAGATGGTAAGCGTGGAAAGGATTTATCAGCACATTCGCAAAGACAAGGCGCAAGGAGGAGATTTATACACTTTCTTACGCCACAAGCTCAAGCACAGAAGACGCCCGGTATCGGATACCCGGGTACACATTAAAGACAGGGTGGGGATTGAACACCGACCGGCAATCGTAGACCAGAAAAAACGATTTGGAGATTTGGAAATCGATACCGTAATCGGCAAAGACGGCAAGGGTGCCATCTTAACCATCGTGGAGCGAACCAAGGCGTTTGTGCTAATGGAAAAATTGGAAAAGGGGAAGAATGCCGAGGCAGTAAAGGAGACTGTCATCCGTCTGTTAATGCCTTATAAAGGAAAGATTCACACCATAACATCCGATAACGGCAAGGAGTTTGCAGAACACAAAGCCATTGCAAGCGCTTTGGATATTGATTTTTACTTTGCCAATCCATACAGTTCCTGGGAAAGAGGATTGAACGAATACACCAATAAACTCGTACGCCAATACATCCCGAAAGGAACTGACTTTAATGATGTTAATAGTGAAAAAGTGAAGGAGATACAATACAAATTAAACCGAAGACCAAGAAAAAAATTGAACTATAAAACACCGGCTCAATTATTTTTTGCATCTTTGGAAAATAAAATTGCATTTGCGAGTTGA
- a CDS encoding 6-bladed beta-propeller, with amino-acid sequence MRIIKFVTIGLLIAGATSFSGCNKEDEAKDKDEDNPHNSDLIGSWNITSDGNVIPWGIAVDGNGNVYISELMGNRIGKYASTGTLITTWGTFGINNGQFSWPKYIAVDGDNNIYVADEKNLRIQKFNSAGLYVTKWEVDFAGTIAVDKLNKWVYTVDVSNVLQKFDLSGNFMMQWGGTGTGDGQLMLSNQNDLSNQGMNGQMAVDKAGNIYVVDNMNFRIQKFSSSGAYIMKWGSKGNGGGQFLFPCGIAIDSANGFVYVADNSTQNGGAGNIARIEKFDLMGKFIKQWIVTDDSDKSQVMALAVDKDGNVLSIRGSRVFKYAFKGIGS; translated from the coding sequence ATGAGAATCATAAAATTTGTAACCATTGGACTACTAATTGCAGGAGCAACTTCCTTTTCAGGATGCAATAAAGAAGATGAGGCTAAAGATAAAGATGAGGATAACCCTCATAATTCTGATCTAATTGGCTCCTGGAATATTACTTCAGATGGAAACGTCATCCCGTGGGGTATTGCAGTCGACGGTAATGGGAATGTATATATCTCGGAACTCATGGGAAACAGAATAGGCAAATATGCTTCTACGGGAACATTAATTACAACATGGGGGACTTTTGGGATCAATAACGGACAGTTCAGTTGGCCCAAATATATAGCAGTTGATGGAGATAATAATATATACGTAGCTGATGAGAAAAATCTAAGGATACAAAAGTTTAATTCAGCAGGCTTATATGTAACAAAGTGGGAAGTAGATTTTGCAGGGACTATTGCTGTAGATAAGTTAAATAAATGGGTTTATACTGTTGATGTATCAAATGTATTACAGAAATTTGATCTGTCAGGCAATTTCATGATGCAATGGGGCGGTACAGGAACTGGAGACGGGCAACTCATGTTAAGCAATCAGAATGACCTATCCAATCAAGGTATGAATGGTCAGATGGCTGTTGATAAAGCAGGCAATATCTATGTGGTTGACAACATGAATTTCAGAATACAAAAGTTTTCGTCTAGTGGCGCTTATATAATGAAATGGGGCAGTAAAGGAAATGGTGGCGGTCAATTTCTTTTTCCCTGCGGAATTGCAATTGATAGTGCAAATGGTTTCGTTTATGTAGCTGATAATAGCACACAAAATGGGGGGGCCGGTAATATTGCACGCATTGAAAAATTTGATTTAATGGGAAAATTTATTAAACAATGGATTGTAACCGATGATTCTGATAAAAGTCAAGTTATGGCCCTTGCAGTTGATAAAGATGGAAACGTTCTTTCGATACGGGGTTCTCGAGTATTTAAATATGCTTTTAAAGGTATAGGCAGTTAG